One region of Peribacillus simplex genomic DNA includes:
- a CDS encoding GNAT family N-acetyltransferase, whose product MEKEFPLIETRRLILRKVTIEDAGDMFTYLSDTDVVKPMGLYPCQSENEVWDEIKWYESIFKEGTGIRWGITLKESGKVIGSCGFLNMVTKHHRAEIGYELNKDHWGKGIASEALEAVVKYGYRHFHLERIEALIEPANSPSYKLVEKQGFRREGLLRHYEYTCGKFDDLYMYSLIKEDLNDIFL is encoded by the coding sequence ATGGAAAAAGAATTTCCGCTTATTGAAACACGCCGATTGATTTTAAGGAAAGTTACAATAGAGGATGCTGGAGATATGTTTACATACCTATCTGATACAGATGTCGTGAAGCCAATGGGGTTATATCCATGCCAATCAGAAAATGAAGTATGGGATGAAATTAAGTGGTACGAATCTATATTCAAAGAAGGTACAGGAATTAGATGGGGAATTACATTAAAAGAATCCGGTAAGGTTATAGGCAGTTGCGGTTTCCTGAATATGGTCACCAAACATCATCGAGCTGAAATTGGATATGAATTAAATAAAGATCATTGGGGAAAAGGCATTGCAAGTGAAGCATTGGAAGCTGTTGTAAAGTATGGTTATCGTCACTTTCACCTGGAAAGGATAGAAGCTTTAATTGAACCTGCTAATAGCCCATCCTATAAACTAGTGGAAAAACAAGGATTTAGAAGAGAAGGATTGCTGAGGCATTATGAATATACTTGTGGCAAATTCGATGATTTATATATGTACTCACTCATAAAAGAAGATCTTAATGACATTTTCTTATAA
- a CDS encoding antibiotic biosynthesis monooxygenase family protein, with translation MFLANTPEPPYYACIFTSQRNDRDATSYNSTADFMDELAAQQDGYLGVESVRDQNGVGITVSYWKSLDAIKLWKENAAHKKAQEKGMKDWYSSYTTRICKVERDYTIK, from the coding sequence ATGTTTCTTGCAAATACACCTGAACCACCCTATTACGCTTGTATTTTCACTTCTCAAAGAAACGATAGAGATGCTACAAGCTACAATTCAACCGCTGATTTCATGGACGAACTTGCCGCCCAACAAGATGGCTATTTAGGAGTCGAAAGCGTAAGAGATCAAAACGGAGTAGGAATTACCGTATCCTATTGGAAATCCCTAGATGCCATTAAGCTTTGGAAAGAAAATGCTGCCCACAAAAAAGCACAAGAAAAAGGAATGAAAGATTGGTACTCGTCATACACAACCCGAATTTGCAAGGTTGAAAGAGATTATACAATCAAGTAA
- a CDS encoding nucleotidyltransferase domain-containing protein has translation MKKALKDLSADPDVLAIYLAGSLAKGNYDHYSDIDLHTIVISERKADFLKGKRDIANNWGMFHFTKTTILLHRMS, from the coding sequence TTGAAAAAGGCATTAAAGGATCTATCAGCAGATCCTGATGTTTTAGCTATTTACCTAGCCGGTTCATTAGCAAAAGGAAACTATGATCATTACTCTGATATAGATTTGCACACCATTGTTATTTCAGAACGGAAAGCAGATTTTTTAAAGGGAAAAAGGGATATAGCCAATAACTGGGGAATGTTTCATTTCACGAAGACTACAATCCTTCTTCACCGTATGTCGTAA
- a CDS encoding dihydrofolate reductase family protein — protein MAELVYHVAVSLDNFIADQAMLDGNINQSFFLFEGDHVPDFLSDIQKYEAVLMGSKTYEFGFQFGAKPGEPGYKGLKHYIFSNSLQFESNEEVELIKGNAVAFIEDLKQKSDGKLWLCGGGELAGTLLKHKLIDQLVLKVNPIIIGEGIPLFGSVKPGLKLDLVEMKQYQNGVIKSTYNIIYT, from the coding sequence GTGGCAGAATTGGTGTATCATGTAGCGGTTTCACTGGACAATTTCATTGCCGATCAAGCAATGTTGGATGGGAATATCAATCAATCTTTTTTCTTATTTGAAGGAGATCATGTCCCAGACTTTTTATCCGATATCCAGAAATATGAAGCAGTGTTGATGGGAAGTAAAACATATGAATTTGGATTTCAATTCGGAGCTAAACCGGGTGAACCAGGCTATAAGGGTTTGAAACATTATATATTCTCGAACTCCCTTCAGTTTGAATCGAACGAGGAAGTAGAACTTATAAAAGGAAACGCCGTAGCTTTTATTGAAGACCTCAAGCAGAAAAGTGACGGTAAGTTATGGCTTTGCGGGGGCGGCGAACTGGCTGGAACGTTGTTGAAACATAAACTCATAGATCAATTGGTGCTGAAAGTGAATCCAATCATCATCGGTGAAGGTATCCCTCTTTTTGGCAGTGTTAAGCCAGGTCTGAAATTAGATTTAGTTGAAATGAAGCAATATCAAAACGGAGTGATTAAATCCACGTATAATATTATTTATACATAG
- a CDS encoding cation diffusion facilitator family transporter: MEEQKYNDLKLGERGAIISIIAYICLSIMKLAIGYISDSAALKADGLNNTTDIIASIAVLIGLRLAQRPPDKDHGYGHWKSETIASMVASFIMFAVGVQVLIDAVASMLKGGKESPDIIAGYVGVLSAIAMYFVYRYNKKLAIKINSKAVLAASKDNISDAWVSIGTAIGIFGSQLKMPWLDSLTAIIVGLLICKTAWDIFIQASHELSDGFDENKIQLYKDVITNLNGVKGIKEIKGRNYGNNEVIDVVILVNSTLDIKEAHDIATHVEKVMMRNHGVYDVHVHVEPN, from the coding sequence ATGGAAGAACAAAAATATAATGACCTCAAATTAGGCGAACGTGGTGCAATCATTAGTATCATTGCTTATATTTGTCTATCAATCATGAAATTGGCTATAGGATACATAAGTGACTCAGCTGCATTAAAGGCGGATGGTTTGAACAACACCACTGATATTATCGCCTCGATTGCTGTACTGATCGGATTAAGGCTCGCTCAAAGACCCCCCGATAAAGATCATGGTTATGGCCATTGGAAAAGTGAAACGATTGCTTCGATGGTAGCTTCATTTATTATGTTTGCTGTTGGTGTACAAGTTTTAATAGATGCAGTTGCTTCCATGCTTAAAGGTGGAAAAGAATCACCTGACATTATTGCCGGGTATGTAGGCGTTTTATCAGCAATAGCTATGTATTTTGTATATCGGTATAATAAGAAGCTTGCTATTAAGATTAACAGTAAAGCCGTTCTGGCAGCTTCAAAAGATAATATTTCCGATGCTTGGGTAAGTATCGGAACAGCTATAGGGATTTTTGGCTCCCAATTAAAAATGCCTTGGCTGGATTCCCTAACTGCCATCATTGTTGGACTATTAATATGCAAAACAGCCTGGGATATATTCATTCAAGCCTCCCATGAACTTTCTGACGGATTTGATGAAAATAAAATTCAACTTTATAAGGATGTAATTACAAATCTGAATGGAGTCAAGGGGATAAAAGAAATTAAAGGGAGGAATTACGGGAATAATGAAGTGATTGATGTTGTGATCCTTGTCAATTCTACGTTGGATATTAAAGAAGCTCATGATATTGCGACCCATGTAGAAAAAGTGATGATGAGAAATCATGGAGTATACGATGTTCATGTCCATGTAGAACCAAATTAA
- the abc-f gene encoding ribosomal protection-like ABC-F family protein — protein sequence MLFLKANDLKKSYGNREVISVDSLHLYSYDRVGLVGRNGEGKTTLLSILAGVNEPDSGHIESYGTVSYIPQIEGNEQEISGVLTSIWKLPDEDQEMISGGERTRRKIAAALTSNADVLIADEPTSHLDVFGIEQLEKDLKSFNGAILLTSHDKAFLNHLCTTIWEVEQGKVTVYEGNYEAYTKQKQAKTEKEKKEFEEYTREKNRLKQAAQNLQGKSDSIRKAPKRMGNSEARLHKRSAGKQKAKLNRSAEAIETRIEKLAKKEKPREDPPIIFDISEFPSLHSKRVIRFNGCSLKVGSRMLKQHIYGDVPLACRLAINGQNGSGKTTLMKKIVKRHTDIYVAKPAKIGFFAQQQENLNESKTVLENILEDSPYNQAFIRTLLSRLAFKENDVHKQVSLLSGGERVRASLAKVFLGNYNVLVLDEPTNYLDINTKEALIEVLKAYPGTIVFVSHDRSLIQSLATHVLSFEDEPPRVRTVNQESTKLDKGMDGHQVKQDELLMIEVQIIDTLGKLSRVMNEEEKEELDKEFLQLLSKKKQLEG from the coding sequence ATGTTATTTTTAAAGGCGAATGATTTAAAGAAAAGCTACGGGAACCGTGAAGTTATTTCCGTTGATTCACTTCATCTATACAGTTATGACCGTGTTGGTTTAGTTGGTAGAAATGGAGAAGGCAAAACGACTCTGCTTTCTATATTAGCAGGCGTTAATGAACCAGATTCCGGTCATATAGAAAGCTATGGAACAGTCAGCTATATCCCACAGATAGAGGGAAATGAACAAGAAATAAGCGGAGTATTAACGAGTATATGGAAACTGCCAGATGAGGATCAAGAAATGATAAGCGGCGGCGAACGGACTCGAAGAAAAATCGCCGCTGCGCTGACCTCCAATGCGGATGTATTGATTGCGGATGAACCTACTAGCCATTTGGATGTATTCGGAATTGAACAATTGGAAAAGGATTTAAAGTCTTTTAATGGCGCTATATTGCTTACTTCACATGATAAGGCATTCTTAAATCATCTTTGTACAACAATATGGGAAGTTGAGCAAGGCAAGGTTACTGTATATGAAGGGAATTACGAAGCGTATACAAAGCAGAAGCAAGCAAAAACAGAAAAAGAAAAGAAGGAATTTGAAGAGTATACTCGCGAAAAGAATAGATTGAAACAGGCTGCACAAAACCTGCAAGGCAAATCTGATTCAATTAGGAAAGCCCCTAAACGAATGGGCAATTCAGAAGCAAGGCTGCATAAACGCAGCGCTGGGAAACAAAAAGCGAAACTGAACCGTTCTGCTGAAGCGATTGAAACTCGGATCGAAAAATTAGCAAAAAAAGAAAAACCGCGGGAAGATCCTCCTATCATTTTTGATATTTCGGAATTTCCATCACTGCACAGCAAAAGGGTCATTCGATTTAATGGCTGTTCCCTGAAGGTCGGTTCTAGAATGCTGAAACAACATATTTACGGAGATGTTCCCCTGGCATGCAGACTCGCCATCAATGGTCAAAATGGTTCAGGAAAAACCACATTGATGAAAAAGATAGTGAAACGTCACACAGATATATATGTCGCGAAGCCGGCAAAGATAGGATTTTTTGCACAACAACAAGAAAATTTGAATGAAAGTAAAACGGTACTTGAAAATATTTTGGAGGATAGTCCCTACAATCAAGCCTTCATTCGTACATTATTATCAAGATTGGCTTTTAAAGAAAATGACGTTCACAAACAAGTATCACTCTTAAGCGGTGGGGAAAGAGTCAGGGCCTCGCTGGCAAAAGTTTTTTTGGGAAACTATAATGTATTGGTTTTGGATGAACCTACAAATTACCTGGATATAAATACGAAAGAGGCTTTAATCGAAGTGTTAAAAGCATATCCAGGAACAATCGTTTTTGTGAGTCATGATCGTTCATTGATCCAATCACTTGCAACGCATGTACTTTCATTCGAGGATGAACCTCCGAGAGTAAGAACTGTCAACCAGGAATCAACAAAATTGGATAAGGGCATGGATGGCCATCAAGTTAAACAGGATGAACTTCTTATGATTGAAGTACAAATCATTGATACACTTGGGAAACTGTCCAGGGTTATGAATGAAGAGGAAAAAGAGGAATTGGATAAGGAATTCCTACAGCTTTTAAGTAAGAAAAAGCAGCTTGAAGGTTAA
- a CDS encoding SunI/YnzG family protein, giving the protein MIGIQIEKINENLIIKWQFSKVTIPISDIMAITNDDTYGGEGKSAIRIF; this is encoded by the coding sequence TTGATTGGAATTCAAATTGAAAAAATAAATGAAAATTTGATCATTAAATGGCAGTTTTCCAAAGTGACAATCCCAATCTCGGACATCATGGCAATAACTAACGATGATACCTATGGGGGAGAAGGGAAAAGTGCGATTAGAATATTTTAG
- a CDS encoding MerR family transcriptional regulator: MAKLRGMTTETLRHYDRINLFKPQYIDSHSGYRYYSIFQYEVLGTIKELRQLGMSTDEIKDYFNERNFSKSLDILKVKHADLVSKLNELTDLEENVQKKIEYLDQISREKELQTVMFHKIGPRKLITLNEKINNNLELCYGVIRLENMLAEKSPILASNRLGILIQEADLKSKRFEEPSVIFVVAKNKEKIPKQHQRIIQAGLFACIRYNGELLWNRSESLSKIMDYLDEGGYQITGDALQIMHVDITITDKPNEVTFEIQVPVQKV, encoded by the coding sequence ATGGCAAAGTTACGAGGGATGACTACGGAGACCTTGCGCCATTATGATCGGATTAACTTATTCAAGCCGCAATATATCGATTCACATTCGGGATATCGCTACTATTCAATTTTCCAGTACGAGGTTTTAGGAACCATTAAAGAATTACGGCAACTTGGAATGAGTACGGACGAAATAAAGGATTATTTCAATGAACGTAATTTCAGTAAGTCTTTAGACATTCTTAAAGTCAAACACGCAGATCTTGTTTCAAAGCTTAATGAATTAACTGACTTGGAAGAAAATGTCCAGAAAAAAATTGAATATTTAGATCAAATATCAAGAGAAAAGGAACTACAAACAGTCATGTTCCACAAAATAGGACCCAGGAAATTAATTACATTGAATGAAAAAATCAATAATAATTTAGAGCTCTGTTATGGAGTTATAAGGCTAGAAAATATGCTTGCTGAGAAGTCACCAATTCTGGCCAGTAACAGACTAGGAATTCTCATCCAGGAAGCAGATCTTAAATCTAAACGTTTTGAAGAACCATCAGTCATTTTTGTTGTGGCAAAAAATAAAGAAAAAATACCAAAGCAGCACCAAAGAATCATTCAGGCTGGGTTGTTTGCGTGTATCCGTTATAATGGGGAATTATTATGGAACCGAAGTGAAAGCTTGAGTAAAATAATGGATTATCTTGATGAAGGTGGTTATCAAATTACCGGCGATGCGCTGCAAATTATGCATGTTGATATTACGATCACAGATAAACCAAACGAGGTTACCTTTGAAATTCAAGTTCCCGTTCAAAAGGTCTGA
- a CDS encoding APC family permease, whose amino-acid sequence MKRKKLARTLTLSQVVFLGIAWNNPMVFFNTYGIATVTSHGVITGAYSIAFLAIFFTALSYGKMAKAYPISGSAYTFTQKSINPKVGFIVGWTIMLDYMLTPMVTCLMSTVFLSAVFPGIPHYVWIILLTSIIVVPSILGVKTSASASKIFVIAQIIFVSLFWILTVKNLLDGVGTGTLFSSKPLFNSEVPLSVILAGSSILCFSFLGFDSLTTLSEETINPEKTIPRAIIIMLLLIGVLYIGSSYLAQLVFPGFSFENTDSAAMEIAILVGGNLFKSLFITAVIIGNFSSGVASITSASRVLYAMGRDSVLPENLFGYIHPKFKTPSHGIIVIGIISLLGVVLTLEQVIKFINFGGLIAFASVNLSVIAHYFIKNQKRSFNDCIRYLFLPFMGAVFTMWLWSHLEIEALILGGIWVICGLAYLLYMTNFFRKPLPEFHFDEEIIPQEVEAVNEKILSQKVEDF is encoded by the coding sequence ATGAAACGGAAAAAACTTGCTAGAACACTTACTTTGTCACAGGTTGTTTTTTTAGGGATTGCTTGGAATAACCCCATGGTATTTTTTAATACCTATGGAATAGCTACCGTAACCTCACATGGTGTAATTACGGGTGCGTATAGTATTGCATTTCTAGCAATATTTTTTACAGCGCTCAGCTATGGAAAAATGGCAAAAGCATACCCTATCTCAGGTTCAGCTTATACATTTACTCAAAAATCTATTAATCCTAAAGTTGGGTTTATTGTTGGTTGGACAATTATGCTTGATTATATGTTAACACCTATGGTGACGTGTTTGATGTCCACTGTCTTTTTAAGTGCAGTGTTTCCAGGGATTCCACATTATGTGTGGATTATTCTTTTAACTTCTATCATAGTTGTACCGAGCATTCTAGGGGTAAAGACATCAGCATCTGCAAGTAAAATTTTCGTTATTGCTCAAATCATTTTCGTTAGTCTTTTCTGGATATTAACCGTCAAAAATTTATTAGATGGAGTAGGGACAGGCACTCTTTTCTCGAGTAAACCATTATTCAATTCAGAGGTTCCCTTGTCAGTAATCTTAGCAGGATCCTCAATTCTTTGTTTTAGTTTTCTTGGTTTTGACTCACTTACTACCTTGTCAGAGGAAACAATCAATCCTGAAAAAACCATCCCAAGAGCTATTATCATAATGTTGCTGTTAATAGGGGTTTTGTATATTGGCTCTTCTTACTTAGCACAATTGGTCTTTCCGGGTTTTTCATTTGAAAACACTGATTCAGCAGCCATGGAAATCGCTATACTTGTAGGAGGAAACCTATTCAAATCATTATTTATAACTGCGGTAATTATTGGTAACTTTTCTTCAGGAGTTGCTTCAATTACAAGCGCATCACGTGTGTTATATGCAATGGGCCGGGATTCAGTATTGCCTGAAAATCTATTTGGTTATATTCATCCCAAATTTAAAACACCGTCACACGGTATTATCGTGATAGGAATAATTTCTTTACTAGGCGTCGTGTTAACTTTGGAGCAAGTTATCAAGTTTATCAATTTTGGAGGGCTCATTGCTTTTGCATCTGTTAATCTATCTGTCATCGCCCATTATTTTATAAAAAATCAGAAACGATCTTTTAACGATTGCATAAGGTATTTATTTTTACCGTTCATGGGCGCAGTATTTACTATGTGGTTATGGTCACATTTAGAAATAGAGGCATTGATTCTTGGAGGAATTTGGGTGATATGTGGCTTAGCATATCTTCTTTATATGACAAATTTTTTTCGCAAACCTCTTCCTGAGTTTCATTTTGATGAAGAGATCATTCCTCAAGAGGTAGAAGCTGTGAATGAAAAAATTCTTTCCCAAAAGGTAGAAGACTTTTAA
- a CDS encoding aldehyde dehydrogenase family protein: MHKLKMFINGEWMDSLSKEKSNVVNPANGKIIAKSPNGNAEDARMAIDAARTAFDSGIWSDLPASERASYLFKIAKKIEEHASELSQFETANTGKPLKEAEFDIADAADCFRYYAGLVTKPDGQTYPVSGPVQAMVVREPVGVCGLIAPWNFPLLTGAWKIAPALAAGNTIVFKTSEVTPISTTKLFEIIEEVGIPDGVANLVMGGGATVGNELAESDKVDMVSFTGSTSTGRSIMKAAAGNIKNIALELGGKSPNIVFADADFETAVDYALYGIFVNAGQICNAGSRLLLEESIHDKFIDRLSEKAKKIRVGPGDQPSTQMGALVSEAHMNRVLQYIQLGIEEGATLACGGKRITSNGLEMGYFVEPTIFVDTKPDMRIVQEEIFGPVLTVQKFKDEGEAIQLANDTPYGLAAGVFSQDGAKALRVTKKIRAGITWINAYNLAYNEAPWGGYKQSGIGRGLGTFGLDEFSEVKQININLEVEPTKWFDH; this comes from the coding sequence TTGCATAAGTTGAAAATGTTTATAAACGGTGAGTGGATGGATTCTTTGAGTAAAGAAAAGAGTAATGTTGTTAACCCCGCAAACGGTAAGATCATTGCGAAGTCTCCCAACGGAAATGCAGAAGATGCCCGGATGGCCATTGATGCGGCACGAACCGCATTTGATTCCGGCATTTGGTCAGACCTTCCGGCTTCGGAGCGAGCTTCCTATTTATTTAAAATAGCAAAGAAAATTGAAGAACATGCATCTGAGCTTAGCCAATTTGAAACAGCCAATACCGGAAAACCTCTTAAAGAAGCAGAGTTTGACATTGCTGACGCAGCGGATTGTTTTCGTTATTATGCCGGTTTAGTCACTAAACCGGACGGCCAAACGTATCCTGTTTCCGGTCCTGTACAGGCCATGGTTGTTCGAGAGCCGGTAGGGGTATGTGGACTGATCGCTCCGTGGAATTTTCCTTTACTGACTGGAGCTTGGAAAATAGCCCCTGCCCTTGCTGCAGGAAATACGATTGTATTTAAAACATCCGAGGTCACTCCGATTTCGACTACTAAATTATTTGAGATTATCGAAGAAGTTGGCATACCAGATGGCGTTGCCAATCTAGTTATGGGTGGTGGTGCAACAGTAGGAAATGAACTAGCGGAAAGCGATAAAGTTGATATGGTTTCGTTTACTGGCAGTACCTCAACGGGAAGAAGCATCATGAAAGCAGCAGCTGGAAATATTAAAAACATTGCACTCGAATTAGGCGGAAAGTCACCTAACATCGTTTTTGCCGACGCAGACTTTGAGACAGCCGTAGATTATGCTTTATATGGCATTTTTGTCAACGCTGGCCAAATTTGTAATGCAGGGTCGCGTTTGCTGCTGGAAGAGAGCATTCACGACAAGTTTATCGATAGACTGTCAGAGAAAGCGAAAAAGATCCGGGTCGGCCCAGGTGATCAACCGTCTACACAAATGGGTGCCCTTGTCAGTGAAGCACATATGAATAGGGTACTCCAATATATTCAACTTGGCATAGAAGAAGGGGCGACATTAGCCTGCGGAGGCAAGCGTATAACAAGCAATGGACTTGAAATGGGCTATTTTGTTGAGCCGACGATATTTGTTGATACCAAACCGGACATGAGAATTGTTCAGGAAGAAATATTCGGGCCAGTACTTACCGTGCAAAAATTTAAAGATGAAGGTGAAGCCATCCAGCTTGCCAATGATACTCCATACGGCCTCGCAGCAGGTGTATTTTCACAAGACGGTGCGAAGGCTTTAAGAGTGACTAAGAAAATAAGAGCCGGAATTACGTGGATTAATGCTTATAACCTAGCCTACAATGAAGCACCGTGGGGAGGCTATAAACAGAGCGGAATTGGCCGTGGATTAGGAACTTTTGGTTTAGATGAGTTTAGTGAGGTAAAACAAATCAACATTAATTTAGAAGTGGAGCCAACAAAGTGGTTTGATCATTAA
- a CDS encoding iron-containing alcohol dehydrogenase gives MMIWDFNFNLPTSIEFGNGKVKNIGKRAKELGGKKALLITDKGLAQTGILQKVTDSLDQESVNYIVFDEITPNPKDVDCHRAYQQFKDEEIDLLIGLGGGSSMDTAKAIGTLLTHGGELRDRYGLNLLEREITPLICIPTTSGTGSEVTTGSVITDTVTKQKEAILDIKLAPKLAILDPELTLTLPKSITAATGMDALTHAIEAYTSNIAEPISDALSLYAIELIAKYLPLAVENGTDLEARKNMLVASLIAGMAFDNADLGAVHAMAEPLGGLYDTPHGVANSIFLPHVFEFNIPSNLEKHAIVAEKLGANKEGKTIEETAYDGVVLLKELARKIGIPDFRDLSNVNPQDFLFLAEGASVHLCTQANSRKVTPADYLELFQKTYEAKNTTLI, from the coding sequence ATGATGATCTGGGATTTTAATTTCAATCTACCTACATCTATAGAGTTCGGGAACGGAAAAGTTAAAAATATTGGGAAAAGAGCAAAAGAGCTAGGAGGAAAAAAGGCACTTCTTATTACCGATAAAGGACTGGCGCAAACTGGAATTTTACAAAAGGTTACCGATTCGTTAGACCAAGAAAGTGTCAATTATATTGTTTTTGATGAAATTACTCCTAATCCAAAAGATGTAGATTGCCATAGAGCCTATCAACAATTTAAAGACGAGGAAATAGATCTTTTGATAGGTCTTGGCGGCGGAAGTTCGATGGATACAGCAAAAGCAATTGGTACACTTTTAACCCATGGAGGAGAGCTTAGGGACCGTTACGGTTTAAATTTACTAGAGCGAGAAATAACTCCCCTTATTTGTATCCCTACAACTTCAGGTACCGGAAGTGAGGTTACAACAGGTTCTGTCATTACAGATACAGTTACAAAACAGAAAGAGGCTATACTTGACATTAAATTGGCTCCAAAACTAGCAATTTTGGACCCTGAATTAACTCTAACTCTGCCTAAATCTATTACTGCTGCTACCGGAATGGATGCACTTACACATGCTATCGAAGCTTATACCAGCAATATTGCTGAACCCATTTCCGATGCTCTCAGCCTTTATGCAATTGAATTAATTGCTAAGTACCTTCCGTTAGCTGTAGAAAATGGGACCGACTTAGAGGCAAGGAAAAATATGCTTGTAGCCAGTTTAATTGCAGGTATGGCATTTGATAACGCGGATCTTGGTGCTGTACATGCTATGGCTGAACCACTCGGCGGTCTTTATGATACTCCACATGGGGTAGCGAATTCTATCTTTCTTCCTCATGTTTTTGAATTTAATATTCCTTCAAACCTGGAAAAGCATGCAATTGTAGCTGAAAAACTTGGAGCAAATAAAGAAGGGAAAACAATAGAAGAAACTGCCTATGATGGTGTTGTTTTGTTAAAAGAGCTTGCACGTAAAATTGGTATTCCTGATTTTCGAGATTTAAGTAATGTCAATCCCCAAGATTTCCTATTCCTCGCTGAAGGGGCATCCGTTCATTTGTGTACACAGGCTAATTCACGAAAAGTGACACCTGCAGATTATTTGGAATTATTTCAAAAGACTTATGAGGCGAAAAACACAACATTAATTTAA